Part of the Fibrobacter sp. UWR4 genome is shown below.
CATCGGCAATCTATCGCAATATTCTTTCAAGAAATTTATTCCAGGTAAAGCACCTCGCCCATCTGCGGCATCAGCACAGGCTTCTGGGATTCCTCACCCGCCTTCTTTGCATTTTCCAGAGGCTCGCGATAATCATGCTTGGAGAGAGCGAATCGAGAATGATGAACCGTCATGTAGCGATTAGCGTTCAGTTCCTTCATTTCCTGACCAAGGTACTTGGGCAGCGTATGCACATAGGCCCAGTCCGTATTATACTGGCCGTTTTCCAAAATTGCCAAATCGATATCCTTGAATTTTTCGCCCACCTTGGCAAAGTGAGTTCCGTAGCCCGAATCACCGCTAATCCAGATGTTACGCTTGGGTGTCTTGAAATAGTAGGACGCCCACAAAGTCTTGTTCTGGTGAAGGTCGCGACCAGAGAAATGGCGGGCTGGGGTGAAGGTAACCTCAAAGGATTTTTCATTACCGGCAGCATCCTTTGTCTGGTCCAGAACCACATGGGTCCACCAGTCTTCCTCGACCAGCTTTTCCTTAGGGTAGCCCCAGTATTCAAAATGTTCGCCCACGCCAAGAGGCACGATGACCTTACCTACGTTCGGTTCCAGCTCCGTAACAGCCTGGTAGTCCAGGTGGTCCCAATGGTCGTGACTAATGACCAGGTAATCGATGAAGGGAAAATCCTTGGGCTTGTAAACGTCTGTTCCCTTGAACATCTTGTTGACAAAACTTACGGGAGAGCCTGCGTAAAGAACCGGATCCACTAGGATTTTCTTGCCGGCCAAGTTCATCAGGTAGCTGGAATGGCCAAACCACACAAGCCAATCCTTGTCTTCGGGCAGAGCCTTCAGATCCGTACGGATGACTGTCATGGAATCACCCTTGGCCGGTGCAATCTGGACACCGGAATTGTCAAAGAGGAATTCTTTCCAGACTTGTAATTTGCTTTTCTTGTAAACCATAACAGCAGCAGAATCGATGTTCACGAACTCCTTGCCATTATAGTTAGGAGACTTTTTGATACGGGCCAAACGTTCGCCCTGGGGAATTCGACCAAAGCACTTTTGACTAAGGAACAAGACACCGGCGTCACCCAACAGAAAAAAAATCGACAAGATAATCGCAGTAACCATAAATTTCTTCCTCCTGAAACCCATCATACTTATTCTACAAAAAATATAAGACCTAGAGATTACTCTAAGTCAAAAGAAATATCACTATTTCACGCCCTTCTGAGGAGGCACTTTAGTGCCCCTCAGACAAAAAAGAGAAGTCAAGCAAGCTCTGCTTGTGAAGACGCACTCTTTTTTCGGGGGTCCAGGGGGCAGAGCCCCTTGCATCTAAATAAGTTTTTCCACCTTAGCGCAAAGTTCCTCAGCTTCCTCAGCAGTGGGGGCTTCTGCGATTACGCGGATCACGGGCTCGGTGTTGCTTGCGCGAACATGGACCCAGGACTTTTCGGAACCAAGCCACAAGCCGTCACGTTCATCCATCTTCCAACCGGCAAAGATTTCCTTCACCTTGGGGAGGATGTCTGCTACCTTCTTGTCACCAAGTTCAAACTTCTTCTTGGGCATTGCGTAAGCAGGATTTTCGGCAACGAACTTTTCGGGGCCACCATCGTGATGAGCCATCCAGCTAAGAACGAGGGCTGCTGCCACCAAGGAGTCGCGACCGTAGTGGAGAGCCGGCAAAATCACGCCGCCGTTACCTTCACCACCGATAACGCAACCGTTTTCGATCATCTGGAGGCTTACGTTGATTTCGCCCACCTTGGCGCGGCTGAATTCGCAACCGTACTTGGCAGCCACATCTTCATTCATGCGGCTGGTGGAAAGATTCACGCAGACGGAGCCCTTCTTCTGGGAAAGAACTTCTTCAGTTGCAATGGCCAGAGTATATTCTTCGCCGATGCTACGGCCGAGGCCATCTACCAGGGCGCAGCGGTCTGCATCCGGATCCACAGCAAAGCCAACTGCGCAACCATTTGCCTTTACAGCTTCGCGGAGGTCGCCCAGGTTTTCCGGCAAAGGTTCTGCTCCACGGGGGAATGTACCATCGGGTTCGCAGTGAACGCGAACCACTTCGCAACCCAGCTGCTCCAAAAGGCGAGGAACAATGTAGGAGCCCGCACCATTCACGGCGTCCACAGCAACCTTAAACTTCTTGGCCTTGATAGCCTCCACGTCTACGAAGGGAATGCCCAGAGTGCCGTCGATGTGGATGCCATCGGCATCCGGTGCCAATTCGTACTTACCCATGGTGCGGTAGTCGGGATAGCTGAACTGGTTGGCATCAGCCAATTCAAAAAGCTTCTTCACATCATCGGGACCCAGGAACAGACCCTTGCTGTTCAAGAACTTAAGGGCATTCCATTCCAGGGGATTGTGGCTAGCCGTAATAATAATGCCAGCGTCTGCCTTGAAATGGGTAGTCAAAATTTCCACAGACGGAGTGGTGGAAAGGCCCACATCCACAACGTCAACACCGGAAAGACGGCAAATGCCAGCCACATACTGCACAATGGCATCTCCCGTAGGGCGGCTGTCACGACCAATTACAATACGCTTTGCCTGGGTAATTTCCAGAAAAGCACGAACATGGCTCTGTAAAACCTGGGGGGTAAGGGTATCGCCCACAATACCGCGGATACCCGAAATAGAACGCATCAGTTTAGACATACAATTCCTTTGGAACTCTTATTTGGTCCAAAATATAATAAGGTTTGACACGCACGGCCCTAAACTTTTATATAGTTTATGGGGATGATGGGATTAAAGGAGTGTAAATGGACACCGTCCTTGACATAAGAATGGCCCTAGGATCTGACCTGATCGGTATGGCCCTAGTGGTAGTCATGATCGTCGGCAATATCTGGCGACTGAGACTAAAAAGCAAGGAAAGTAAGCTGCTCATCGCGATGCTGCTTACTAGTTTTTCTTGCTGCTTTTTTGATGTCGTCGCCTTCGCCGTGGATGGCATATCCTCCGACTATGCGGAAAACATTGTCTACCTGACCAACACAGCCCTATTCGCATCCAACTTCCTTTGCGCCTATAGCTGGTTCCTTTTCCTGAAGGAACATCTGAAATTGGATCTTTCCAACAGTCAACAGACAATATTACGCATTACGAAAGTTCTCCTTCTCGTCATGCTGATTTTCAACATTTACTGTCCGTTCATTTTCTATGTGGATGAAATGAACCGATACAACCGAATGTTCGGCTATTGGATTTACGTCGCTTTCAATTATGCCCTTATTATCAATTCCCTAATTCTCTATTACAAGAACTACAGGCAGGACAGTTCCATCCGTTTCTTCCCTATCTGGCTGTACATTATCCCTATTGTCAGCGCAACGGTTATCCAGTCCCTCTTCTACGGAATTTCTCTGATGGCAGCAAGCTTTGCGGTAGCCATCGCAGGTGCATTCACCAGCTTGCAGAACGAACGCATTTTCAGGGACGACCTGACAGGTCTTTTCAACAGGTCCTTCCTGGACTATGTGCTGACACTTTACTCCCAGAAAGGTCGCAAGGCCAGCGGCATTATGATCAGCCTCTGTAACTTTGAGGAAGTCAACGAGAAATTCGGTCATGGAGTTGGCGATCAGGCCCTAACCAAGGCTGCGGAACTGATTCATGATTCCGTAGGTGGCTGGGGTTCCGTCCTTCGCTATTCCGGAGATGAATTCATCGTCATGATGGATTCTCAGTACGACGATTATATTTCCAACTGCATTCTCAAAATACAGACCAACTTCGACAAGTTCAACAGAGAACACACCGAAGCTTATACATTAACTCCTGCCATTGGATTCAAGAAGCACAATTCCAAGGCTGACAACGTGGACAAATTCCTTGATGGGCTGGTCCTTTCGACCAAGCAGGAAAAGATGAAGATTAAGGAAGGCCTAGTCTAGTATCCTTCGGACATTCCCAAGATATCCGCCTTCAGGGTGGCGTCATCGGGATAGTACTTTTCAGCAAGTCTTAAAATACGGAGAGCTTCGTCATCACGTTTCTGGGCGTGAGCGTCGTATGCCATATTCTTGAATCCGAAAATAGCTTCCGCATTGCCATTCCTTGCAGCCAGTTCGTAGGCAAATTCCGCACGTTCCAGGAACTTGGCATCATATGCCAGGTTCCCTAAGAAGATGGCCGCATCCGTAAAATCAGGCTTGATCTGGATAATGCTATTGAGGATATCCATGGCAACAAACTGCTTTTCGTCTTCCACCAGAACATCCGCCAGCTTGTACATGGTAGCCACATCATCCGCCCTAATGGCAAGAGCCTCACGATAGGCGCCAGCACTCTGTTCATAATCCTTATGGAGACGGTATACATCCCCAAGATATACCAGAAAGTCCACTTCTTCCGGATTGGCGGCGTATCCTTCACGAATGACAGCAACCGCACGGTCAAAATCCTCTACGGCAATATTGGCTTCGGACAGCTGGTAGACAATACTGATGTCATTCTTTTCTAGAGCGTAGGCTTTTTCAATAGCACGAAGGGCGCCCACCTTATCGCCGGTCTTGCTATAGGCATCGCCCAGGTACAGCCACCCGCTAATATTATCCGGTTCCAGCTTTAATGCACGATGATAGGCGGCAACGCATTCCGGATATTGCTTCAGCCTGAAGTAGACGGAAGCCATATTGAAAAGGGCCGGAGAGAACTTACCGCTGGAGAAATCCACCGCCTTGCGGTAATTGGCTGCAGCCTCGGGATATTTCTCCATCTGGTAATAAGAGTTCGCAATGTTGAAATTAACCGCAATGGGATCCGCCCCGCGATCAGCCGCCTTACGGTACAAGGTAATTGCCTGCTTGAATCGACCATCACGATAAAGAGCATTGGCACGATCCACCAGATCCGCCGCAGACTGGGCCGCAAATGCAGGAGTCAAAAAAGCCATCAGGAGGCAGCCGATGCTGAGATTCCTCAGCATGACACAAGAGAATACTTTCGGGATAACGCGGACTATTCTAGTCATGGAACTTCACCTCAAACGGTTGCTCCATCCCGCAGAAAGGCACCGACTTGCCATCTTTTTCTGCAGGTTCAAAACTCATACGACCAAGGGCATCCTTACCCGCCTGGGCAAGACCTGTTCCCGCGGGAGATTCTTCCACCACGCGGATATCGTAGGCACGTCCCGTCACGTCCACGCAAAAACTTAAACGGAGAATGGCGTCAATTTCACGATCGCGAATCTGGGGCGGAACCTGGAAATTGGGCATGGAACGGCTGGTGGGTTTCTTATCCACATCACCGCTTTCGTTGGACATGGCGCCCCCGCGGAAATCGGCCACCAGATTTTCGCTAATGGCAGCACCACCGCCCGCACTTGCGGTTCCCAAGTTCATGGCCATACGGGGTCCCGCCTTGGGACTTCTGGAATTGGACTTCTGACGGTTAGGCTTGCGGGAAGGCTTCTTCACTTCCTTCTTCTTCTGAACTTCCTCAGGTTTCTTTACGGCCACTTCCGTCTTGACAAATTTCTTTTCCTGGAACATCTTGCCGTTGATGAACAAGTTTGCCACCGTTACGGAAAATACCAGCAGAAGACTACTAAGGACCGCCGCGGTAAGAACCGTGAACCTTTTGAGGATTTTCAAAAGTCCTTTAAAAAAAACTTGCATCAAATGATCACCTTCTAGATTCTTCGCTCCGCTCAGAATAACATCCTGAATTAATCCGCCTGGGCAGCAATTGAAACTTTCTTGACTCCGCTCATATTACAAGCGTCAATGACCTGCACCAACACACCTGTTTCAGCCCCCTTATCCGCAATAACGACGGCTTCACGGTCAGGTGTCTTTGCCAAGGACTGCTTCAGAATATCCTGAAGGCTGGCCAAGTCCACCTGGCGTTCGTTTATATGAATAGTCCCTTCGCGGGTAATGGCAATGAGGATATTTTCCTTTTCCAGCTGGGATGCGCTCTGGGCCTCGGGCTTCGTCACATCCACACCAGTTTCTCGGGTAAAGCTGGAGGTCACTACAAAGAAAATCAGCAAGATGAACACAATGTCCATCAAAGGGCCCATATCGATGCCCATATCTTTTTGCTTTCGCTGCGGGAGATTAAAGTTCATTTATACCTCGCCGTGTCTGGCGGCCAAATAGTTTTCGATAACAGTAGCGCCCAGCTGCAACTGCTGGGACAGAATATCAATTCGTTCATCCAGGCGTTGTTTCAGAAGCGTAAGAGGGAACGCAATGAGCAAACCGCTCTGTGTAGAAATCAGGGCTTCGGAAATACCATCCGCCATGAGAACCGGATTCTGGTTTCCATAAAGAGTGATCACTTCGAAGGTGGACACCATGCCGGTCACCGTTCCCAGCAGGCCAAGAAGCGGAGCGGCCGCCGCCATCACAGAAACAATATGATTTCCCTGCTGCATATAGCGCAAGGTCTTGATCACGCGCACCTGCATATAGTCTTCATATTCCGAAGGTTTTTCAATGGCTACTTTCAAGGCAAGGTGAAGTTCGCGGGCAAGAATCCCGCCACGTTTTTTCAGGCGGCCTCGAGCAGCGCGGGCTTCCCCGCTCAAGCTGTTCTTCAAGTCTTCACGCAGGCGCTCCACCACCTTGTGGGAATCCTTGCGGAAATAATCACGTCCAATTCGGAACCAGGCAGAATACAGGTAATAGAAGCCTATTGCTCCACACAATAGAATCGGAAGCATGACGATGCCGCCGGCACCGTATGTCTTCTGCAAGGCTTCTATAAAGATGTATATGTTGTTGTTCATGGTTTAGGGGTGATTTAGGGGCTAGGGTCTAGGGGCTAGGGGTTAGGGCGTCTGGATGTATATGCTTTTGATTTCGGGATAGTTTCGTCTTTATTTTTTCCTCAGTGGTTTTCCCGACATCCCTAATCTCTAGTTTCTAATTTCTAGTCTCTTCCTTAGGGAAAATCTTGTTTAATAGGCTTGTGCTCTGGACATAAAGTTCACTAGTCACCTTCTCGATTTTTTCACTCAGAAGGCCATGAAGAATCATTACGGGGATTGCAATGATCAAACCCGTTTCCGTCGTAACGAGAGCTTCAGAAATACCGCCAGCCAGCACGCGGGCGTCATTGGTACCCACTTCCGTAATCACATTGAACAGCGTAATAATACCCGTCACCGTACCCAGCAAGCCAAGCAACGGCGCGATGGAGCCCATAGCGGCAAGCAGACCCATGCGGCGTTCCAGTTTGGGCTGCTCACGAAGGAGAGCTTCCTGCAGGGACTTTTCTGCAGCATCACGAGATTCCTTCGCCTTATTCAGCACGGAGAACATGACCATGGAAAGAGCGGATTCTTTCTTCAGGCAAAAGTTCGCGGCATCTTCATAACGCTTTTCGGAAACCATCCCTTCCACCTTCTTGACGAAGCGCTTGCCGATGCGGCCACGGAGTGTCAGCACGATGAAACGTTCCAGACAGAGAAGCAGTGCGAAAATAGCCACCAGCATGAGCGGGTACATCACGATACCGCCCTTCTTGAAGAAAGCCTGCAATTCTTCCTTCCAGGTCAATTCCTTCGTGTCACTGATGGAGTTTTTCACCGCCTTATTCTGGAGAACATCCAGAGGGATGGTCACCTGATTATCCGAAGCCTGAGAAACTGCGGTGCGGATGGTGGCGGACATTTCCTGAGGCAAAGTGTTATTCCATTCGAAGATCTTACCCTGAAGAGCACCGGAGCGAAGCAGTGCCTGAACTTCACCGAGACCGCCTGCGGATCCATCCGTAGCCACTTCCCCGAGGAAGACGGTTCCCAAGCGCAAGCGATTTACACTTACATCCGGACGGGAACCTACCTGAGAATTTACGCTACCATAGGACTGGGTATAGGTCATCTCGTGACGTTTCAGCAAATCTTCCAGATAGAGGCGGGTAACAGAAAGGGTGTTAGGATTCTTTGCATCCGCTTCGTCCTGAGCCTTCTTTAAATTCACCAGACGTTCATTCATTCCCACGGGATAATCGCCTGTGATTTCCCCTAGGGA
Proteins encoded:
- a CDS encoding MBL fold metallo-hydrolase gives rise to the protein MVTAIILSIFFLLGDAGVLFLSQKCFGRIPQGERLARIKKSPNYNGKEFVNIDSAAVMVYKKSKLQVWKEFLFDNSGVQIAPAKGDSMTVIRTDLKALPEDKDWLVWFGHSSYLMNLAGKKILVDPVLYAGSPVSFVNKMFKGTDVYKPKDFPFIDYLVISHDHWDHLDYQAVTELEPNVGKVIVPLGVGEHFEYWGYPKEKLVEEDWWTHVVLDQTKDAAGNEKSFEVTFTPARHFSGRDLHQNKTLWASYYFKTPKRNIWISGDSGYGTHFAKVGEKFKDIDLAILENGQYNTDWAYVHTLPKYLGQEMKELNANRYMTVHHSRFALSKHDYREPLENAKKAGEESQKPVLMPQMGEVLYLE
- a CDS encoding MotA/TolQ/ExbB proton channel family protein, with translation MDNFMKVMSLVMFLALSAFAWPWSSKEAAVDSARIRDSLKLVEYKELQREVDALTRIRLQKADSLEKLEAEHWRKRYNETQLTEEHQTETRELDGRYSKLSTDLGRVNEEVMASKDVTTDAEEKAKSDESAYEALNTQVKLSVDKSLGEITGDYPVGMNERLVNLKKAQDEADAKNPNTLSVTRLYLEDLLKRHEMTYTQSYGSVNSQVGSRPDVSVNRLRLGTVFLGEVATDGSAGGLGEVQALLRSGALQGKIFEWNNTLPQEMSATIRTAVSQASDNQVTIPLDVLQNKAVKNSISDTKELTWKEELQAFFKKGGIVMYPLMLVAIFALLLCLERFIVLTLRGRIGKRFVKKVEGMVSEKRYEDAANFCLKKESALSMVMFSVLNKAKESRDAAEKSLQEALLREQPKLERRMGLLAAMGSIAPLLGLLGTVTGIITLFNVITEVGTNDARVLAGGISEALVTTETGLIIAIPVMILHGLLSEKIEKVTSELYVQSTSLLNKIFPKEETRN
- a CDS encoding lipopolysaccharide assembly protein LapB, with translation MTRIVRVIPKVFSCVMLRNLSIGCLLMAFLTPAFAAQSAADLVDRANALYRDGRFKQAITLYRKAADRGADPIAVNFNIANSYYQMEKYPEAAANYRKAVDFSSGKFSPALFNMASVYFRLKQYPECVAAYHRALKLEPDNISGWLYLGDAYSKTGDKVGALRAIEKAYALEKNDISIVYQLSEANIAVEDFDRAVAVIREGYAANPEEVDFLVYLGDVYRLHKDYEQSAGAYREALAIRADDVATMYKLADVLVEDEKQFVAMDILNSIIQIKPDFTDAAIFLGNLAYDAKFLERAEFAYELAARNGNAEAIFGFKNMAYDAHAQKRDDEALRILRLAEKYYPDDATLKADILGMSEGY
- a CDS encoding biopolymer transporter ExbD — translated: MNFNLPQRKQKDMGIDMGPLMDIVFILLIFFVVTSSFTRETGVDVTKPEAQSASQLEKENILIAITREGTIHINERQVDLASLQDILKQSLAKTPDREAVVIADKGAETGVLVQVIDACNMSGVKKVSIAAQAD
- the glmM gene encoding phosphoglucosamine mutase; translated protein: MSKLMRSISGIRGIVGDTLTPQVLQSHVRAFLEITQAKRIVIGRDSRPTGDAIVQYVAGICRLSGVDVVDVGLSTTPSVEILTTHFKADAGIIITASHNPLEWNALKFLNSKGLFLGPDDVKKLFELADANQFSYPDYRTMGKYELAPDADGIHIDGTLGIPFVDVEAIKAKKFKVAVDAVNGAGSYIVPRLLEQLGCEVVRVHCEPDGTFPRGAEPLPENLGDLREAVKANGCAVGFAVDPDADRCALVDGLGRSIGEEYTLAIATEEVLSQKKGSVCVNLSTSRMNEDVAAKYGCEFSRAKVGEINVSLQMIENGCVIGGEGNGGVILPALHYGRDSLVAAALVLSWMAHHDGGPEKFVAENPAYAMPKKKFELGDKKVADILPKVKEIFAGWKMDERDGLWLGSEKSWVHVRASNTEPVIRVIAEAPTAEEAEELCAKVEKLI
- a CDS encoding GGDEF domain-containing protein; the protein is MDTVLDIRMALGSDLIGMALVVVMIVGNIWRLRLKSKESKLLIAMLLTSFSCCFFDVVAFAVDGISSDYAENIVYLTNTALFASNFLCAYSWFLFLKEHLKLDLSNSQQTILRITKVLLLVMLIFNIYCPFIFYVDEMNRYNRMFGYWIYVAFNYALIINSLILYYKNYRQDSSIRFFPIWLYIIPIVSATVIQSLFYGISLMAASFAVAIAGAFTSLQNERIFRDDLTGLFNRSFLDYVLTLYSQKGRKASGIMISLCNFEEVNEKFGHGVGDQALTKAAELIHDSVGGWGSVLRYSGDEFIVMMDSQYDDYISNCILKIQTNFDKFNREHTEAYTLTPAIGFKKHNSKADNVDKFLDGLVLSTKQEKMKIKEGLV
- a CDS encoding MotA/TolQ/ExbB proton channel family protein, with the translated sequence MNNNIYIFIEALQKTYGAGGIVMLPILLCGAIGFYYLYSAWFRIGRDYFRKDSHKVVERLREDLKNSLSGEARAARGRLKKRGGILARELHLALKVAIEKPSEYEDYMQVRVIKTLRYMQQGNHIVSVMAAAAPLLGLLGTVTGMVSTFEVITLYGNQNPVLMADGISEALISTQSGLLIAFPLTLLKQRLDERIDILSQQLQLGATVIENYLAARHGEV
- a CDS encoding energy transducer TonB, with the translated sequence MKILKRFTVLTAAVLSSLLLVFSVTVANLFINGKMFQEKKFVKTEVAVKKPEEVQKKKEVKKPSRKPNRQKSNSRSPKAGPRMAMNLGTASAGGGAAISENLVADFRGGAMSNESGDVDKKPTSRSMPNFQVPPQIRDREIDAILRLSFCVDVTGRAYDIRVVEESPAGTGLAQAGKDALGRMSFEPAEKDGKSVPFCGMEQPFEVKFHD